One part of the Marichromatium purpuratum 984 genome encodes these proteins:
- the bluB gene encoding 5,6-dimethylbenzimidazole synthase — MAHNQWAFTDSEREAVYKAIFSRRDVRREFLPEPVPEPVLRRLLAAAHHAPSVGFMQPWDFVVVRDRDTRAEIKTAFAQAHAEAAEQFDPASRETYRRLKLEGILEAPLGICVTCDRSRHGPVVIGRTANPEMDLYSSVCAIQNLWLAARAEGIGVGWVSIIHHQRLREILAIPDEIDVIAYLCVGYVRFFRDCPELESAGWIERAALDGLIHEERWQGGREA, encoded by the coding sequence TTGGCGCACAACCAATGGGCATTCACCGACAGCGAACGCGAGGCGGTCTACAAGGCGATCTTCTCGCGGCGCGACGTGCGCCGCGAATTCCTCCCCGAGCCGGTCCCGGAGCCGGTGTTGCGCCGCCTGCTCGCCGCCGCCCATCACGCCCCGAGCGTCGGTTTCATGCAGCCCTGGGACTTCGTGGTGGTGCGTGATCGCGACACCCGCGCCGAGATCAAGACGGCCTTCGCCCAGGCCCACGCCGAGGCCGCCGAGCAGTTCGATCCCGCCTCGCGCGAGACCTATCGCCGCCTCAAGCTCGAGGGCATCCTCGAGGCCCCGCTGGGGATCTGCGTCACCTGCGACCGCAGCCGTCACGGCCCGGTGGTGATCGGGCGCACCGCCAACCCCGAGATGGACCTCTACAGCAGCGTCTGCGCCATCCAGAACCTGTGGCTCGCCGCCCGCGCCGAAGGCATCGGCGTCGGCTGGGTGAGCATCATCCATCATCAGCGACTGCGCGAGATCCTCGCCATCCCCGACGAGATCGACGTGATCGCCTATCTGTGCGTCGGCTATGTGCGCTTCTTCCGCGACTGCCCGGAACTCGAGAGCGCCGGCTGGATCGAGCGCGCCGCGCTCGACGGCCTGATCCATGAGGAACGCTGGCAGGGCGGGCGGGAAGCATGA